One Coffea arabica cultivar ET-39 chromosome 5c, Coffea Arabica ET-39 HiFi, whole genome shotgun sequence DNA window includes the following coding sequences:
- the LOC113704669 gene encoding probable transmembrane ascorbate ferrireductase 4 yields the protein MAPVGVWLLGFMNFWHKGEMRTTRVRVLPWHVFLGHYTYALAVVTAETRLPKKLTFLQTRGDVLRRCTESMVVNGLGLGLALLSGIVILAAVLPKHEAPHFKMMYTNNKCLSSQ from the exons ATGGCTCCAGTAGGAGTG TGGTTGCTGGGCTTTATGAACTTCTGGCATAAAGGAGAGATGCGAACCACAAGGGTGAGAGTCTTGCCATGGCATGTCTTTCTTGGCCACTACACATATGCTTTGGCAGTGGTAACAGCTGAGACAAGGCTTCCGAAAAAATTGACATTCTTGCAAACCAGAGGAGATGTATTGAGACGTTGCACCGAGTCAATGGTTGTGAACGGTTTAGGACTTGGATTGGCCCTTCTGAGTGGTATTGTAATATTAGCAGCAGTTTTACCAAAGCATGAAGCTCCACACTTTAAGATGATGTACACAAACAACAAATGCTTGTCTTCTCAGTAA
- the LOC113704670 gene encoding uncharacterized protein: MQLYRAKQKAQDIIDGSHGDSYSLLPKYCVMIMNTNPGSIAKIQFEMTLGSAVPSVKRMFVGLDALKKGFFGGCLPFIGFDGCHLKGPYGGVLLSAIGLDGNNGLYPIAYAIVESENKESWMFFFEWLAAMLDDFRRDRPWTFMTDRQKGLIEAINSKVPWAVNRKCCRHIYSNFRGHFPGVMLRQLFWQASRAYTEVNFKEAMAKIKDLKPAAHEWLEKIPYHLWSRHAFPTDLKNDHITNNIVESFNHWIGDLRGKNVLTLLDNIRSKLMSRLLKRFEKGCLYKNNVVSNVKNRLNVWNLSGIPCKHATAVLINKREDLESYCDFSKTKEFYIRAYNEVIHPIPDVKFWPPIEVNPSKVLPPVFRRKAGRPRKARRREQGEAPTIGQGKRSSTLNGMEPRVSTGTSIPTSTYCPTQESVTLPAGSTQPPIEVSQGESNTRHVALSQTPEEMFGSSRASNLPGKNLAAIVIGRRSVAGNNNGGSILGSIPTSAQPRPTSTLPATSEKNSQSKYAMF, from the exons ATGCAGCTTTATAGAGCAAAGCAAAAGGCACAAGATATTATTGATGGTAGCCACGGTGATAGCTATAGCTTGCTGCCAAAGTATTGTGTCATGATTATGAATACAAATCCTGGTAGTATAGCTAAGATTCAATTTGAAATGACTTTGGGATCGGCTGTTCCTTCAGTTAAAAGAATGTTTGTGGGGTTAGATGCACTAAAGAAAGGATTTTTTGGTGGCTGCCTTCCTTTCATAGGATTTGATGGATGTCACTTGAAAGGGCCGTATGGAGGGGTTTTACTTTCTGCAATTGGTCTAGATGGAAATAATGGATTGTATCCTATTGCTTATGCCATTGTTGAGAGTGAGAATAAAGAAAGTTGGATGTTTTTCTTTGAATGGTTAGCTGCAATGCTTGATGACTTTCGAAGGGATAGGCCTTGGACTTTCATGACTGATAGGCAAAAG GGACTGATTGAAGCCATTAACTCTAAGGTACCATGGGCAGTGAACAGAAAGTGTTGCAGGCATATATATAGCAATTTTAGAGGCCATTTTCCAGGAGTTATGCTTAGGCAATTATTTTGGCAAGCTTCCAGGGCTTACACTGAAGTAAACTTTAAGGAGGCTATGGCCAAAATTAAGGATTTAAAACCTGCAGCCCACGAGTGGCTGGAGAAAATTCCTTATCACCTGTGGTCTAGGCATGCTTTCCCCACAGATTTGAAGAATGATCACATCACAAACAACATTGTTGAATCTTTCAATCATTGGATAGGAGATCTAAGGGGTAAGAATGTGTTAACATTGCTGGACAATATTCGATCTAAGTTGATGAGTAGGCTGTTAAAAAGATTTGAAAAAGGCTGTCTTTATAAGAATAATGTGGTTTCAAATGTGAAAAACAGACTTAAT GTATGGAACTTGTCTGGAATACCATGCAAGCATGCAACAGCTGTTCTTATTAACAAGAGAGAAGATTTGGAAAGTTATTGTGATTTTAGCAAGACAAAAGAATTTTACATCAGAGCATACAATGAAGTCATTCATCCAATCCCAGATGTAAAGTTTTGGCCACCTATTGAAGTGAATCCTTCAAAAGTACTACCACCAGTATTTAGAAGAAAAGCTGGCAGGCCAAGAAAGGCCCGGAGAAGGGAGCAAGGAGAAGCACCAACTATAGGCCAAGGAAAAAGATCATCCACGCTGAA TGGAATGGAACCCCGTGTATCTACTGGAACTAGCATACCAACATCTACTTATTGTCCCACACAAGAATCAGTTACTCTACCTGCTGGAAGTACACAACCTCCCATTGAAGTCTCTCAG GGAGAAAGCAATACTAGACATGTTGCTTTATCTCAAACACCTGAAGAAATGTTTGGGAGTTCAAGAGCTTCAAATCTACCGGGCAAAAATCTTGCTGCTATAGTCATTGGAAGAAGATCAGTTGCTGGCAACAACAATGGAGGGTCAATATTAGGATCTATTCCTACTTCAGCACAACCAAGGCCTACATCAACATTGCCAGCAACTTCTGAAAAAAATTCTCAATCTAAATATGCAATGTTCTAG